A genomic stretch from Hemibagrus wyckioides isolate EC202008001 linkage group LG20, SWU_Hwy_1.0, whole genome shotgun sequence includes:
- the LOC131370847 gene encoding claudin-4-like, producing the protein MEKWQRVFEQASVGVAVSGWICAILTRTLSVWNVTGAVDNTTDTLSLYWDGIWLNWQEPRVGDLHCHFYQSLLSLAGRFNSWKISLNVLIGLGVIPIVLYIVALTVFAQNVRIKAAAGFVFVLSGLLMLVIMSWITHATNSDLDTSIPLKREWGASLYSGWIGTVLFLIGGGVLSTWWFKSAPEPQEQLRSTQAAAMPEAEDPLFARHHAAFIPSPYRQTTRPI; encoded by the coding sequence ATGGAGAAGTGGCAGAGGGTTTTCGAGCAGGCCAGTGTCGGGGTTGCTGTCTCTGGCTGGATTTGTGCTATTTTGACCAGGACCCTGTCCGTGTGGAACGTGACTGGAGCTGTCGATAACACAACAGACACTCTGTCATTGTACTGGGATGGAATCTGGTTGAACTGGCAGGAACCGAGGGTAGGAGACTTGCATTGCCACTTCTATCAGTCGCTTTTGTCCCTGGCTGGCCGCTTTAACTCCTGGAAAATATCTCTTAATGTTTTGATTGGACTCGGTGTTATTCCCATAGTGCTCTACATAGTGGCCTTGACTGTGTTCGCTCAGAACGTGCGAATCAAGGCAGCAGCTGGATTTGTTTTCGTTTTATCCGGGCTGCTGATGCTGGTGATTATGAGCTGGATCACTCATGCCACAAACAGTGATTTGGACACATCCATTCCTTTAAAAAGGGAATGGGGGGCATCGTTATACTCCGGCTGGATTGGTACGGTTTTGTTTCTGATTGGAGGAGGAGTGCTGAGTACTTGGTGGTTTAAATCAGCTCCAGAGCCACAGGAACAATTAAGAAGCACACAAGCAGCGGCAATGCCAGAAGCAGAGGATCCGCTCTTTGCTAGGCATCATGCTGCGTTTATTCCAAGTCCATACAGGCAAACCACCAGACCTATTTGA
- the LOC131370850 gene encoding claudin-4-like yields the protein MAAFGWICAISTRTLSVWTVTGAVDNTTHTLSLYRNGIWLNWQEPRVGDLHCHFFQSLLSLAGYFNSWKISLDVLIGLRVIPIVLYIVALTVFAQNVQIKAAAGFIFVFSGLHILVIMSWITHFTNSDLDTSILLKRVWGASLYFGWIGMVLFLIGLVLSTRWLKSAPEQQAETRSDA from the coding sequence ATGGCTGCCTTTGGCTGGATTTGTGCTATTTCGACCAGGACCCTGTCTGTGTGGACCGTGACTGGAGCTGTcgataacacaacacacactctttcattgTACCGGAATGGAATCTGGTTGAACTGGCAGGAACCGAGGGTAGGAGACTTGCATTGCCACTTCTTTCAGTCGCTTTTGTCCCTGGCTGGTTACTTTAACTCCTGGAAAATATCTCTTGATGTTTTGATTGGACTCAGAGTCATTCCCATAGTGCTCTACATAGTGGCCTTGACTGTGTTTGCTCAGAATGTGCAAATCAAGGCAGCAGctggatttatttttgttttttctgggCTACATATACTGGTGATTATGAGCTGGATCACTCATTTCACAAACAGTGATTTGGACACATCTATTCTTTTGAAAAGGGTATGGGGAGCATCTTTATACTTTGGCTGGATTGGCATGGTGTTGTTTCTGATTGGACTAGTGTTGAGTACTAGGTGGTTAAAATCAGCTCCTGAGCAACAAGCAGAGACAAGGTCAGACGCATAG
- the sbds gene encoding ribosome maturation protein SBDS, whose amino-acid sequence MSIFTPTNQIRLTNVAVVRMKKGGKRFEIACYKNKVMSWRSGAEKDLDEVLQTHTVFINVSKGQVAKKDDLSKAFGTEDLTEICKQILAKGELQVSDKERQTQLEQMFRDIATIVAEKCVNPETKRPYTVSLIERAMKDIHYSVKATKSTKQQALEVIKQLKESIQIQRAHMRLRFILPAKDGKRLKEKLKPLLKVVESEDFDDQLEMVCLIDPGCFREIDELIRCETKGKGSVEVLSLKDVEEGDEKLE is encoded by the exons ATGTCGATATTTACACCCACGAATCAGATTCGCCTCACAAACGTGGCGGTCGTGAGGATGAAGAAGGGAGGAAAACGGTTTGAAATAGCGTGTTACAAAAATAAAGTGATGAGCTGGAGATCGGGAGC AGAGAAAGATCTGGATGAAGtgctacagacacacacagtgttcataaACGTGTCAAAGGGCCAAGTCGCGAAAAAGGACGATTTGTCAAAAGCCTTTGGAACAGAAGACTTAACAGAAATTTGCAAACAG ATTTTGGCAAAAGGAGAACTTCAGGTGTCTGATAAGGAGCGACAGACTCAGCTAGAGCAGATGTTCCGGGATATTGCTACAATTGTGGCTGAGAAATGTGTAAATCCAGAAACCAAGCGTCCTTATACAGTGAGCCTAATAGAAAGAGCCATGAAGGACATTCACTACTCAGTCAAAGCCACGAAGAGCACAAAACAACAG GCACTTGAAGTGATCAAACAGCTGAAGGAATCCATCCAGATACAGAGAGCTCACATGCGACTCCGCTTCATCCTGCCAGCCAAAGATGGGAAGAGGCTGAAAGAGAAGCTTAAACCCCTCTTAAAAGTGGTGGAGAGTGAAGACTTTGATGATCAGCTGGAGATG GTTTGTTTGATAGATCCAGGCTGCTTTCGGGAAATCGATGAGCTGATTCGCTGCGAGACAAAAGGCAAAGGGTCAGTGGAGGTGCTCAGCCTGAAAGATGTTGAAGAAGGTGACGAGAAACTCGAATAA